Proteins from one Halopseudomonas pelagia genomic window:
- a CDS encoding DUF305 domain-containing protein produces MNYSKFAAMIGTSTIVMLVLMYLTTYSWDHVFFSETRLFMAIVMGAAMAFIMLMFMLGMYKSRRVNICILAGSLAVFALSLWLARSQETVDDVAWMKAMIPHHSIAILTSERANISDPRVQELAAKIIEAQRAEIAEMKALINDLSNE; encoded by the coding sequence ATGAACTACAGCAAGTTCGCGGCGATGATCGGAACATCAACTATTGTGATGTTAGTACTGATGTACTTAACCACCTACAGTTGGGATCATGTGTTTTTTAGCGAAACTCGTCTGTTCATGGCCATAGTGATGGGCGCTGCCATGGCCTTTATCATGCTGATGTTTATGCTGGGCATGTATAAAAGTCGACGAGTCAATATCTGCATCTTGGCTGGTAGTCTTGCAGTTTTTGCTCTGTCACTCTGGTTAGCCCGCAGCCAAGAGACCGTCGATGACGTTGCGTGGATGAAAGCAATGATACCCCACCACTCCATCGCCATCCTGACGAGCGAACGGGCGAATATCAGCGACCCACGCGTGCAGGAGCTCGCCGCTAAAATCATTGAGGCTCAAAGAGCTGAAATTGCAGAAATGAAAGCCTTGATCAATGATCTTTCCAATGAGTAG
- a CDS encoding exodeoxyribonuclease VII small subunit, which yields MAKKKVAVDFEQSLGDLQKLVERLESGELSLEDSLTAFEQGVALTRDCQQALSQAEQKVQLLVEQHGNLTTEPFDGPAE from the coding sequence ATGGCCAAGAAAAAAGTCGCCGTGGATTTTGAACAATCGCTGGGCGACCTGCAAAAACTGGTCGAGCGGCTGGAAAGTGGCGAACTCAGCCTGGAAGATTCATTAACGGCGTTCGAGCAGGGCGTGGCGCTGACCCGCGATTGCCAACAGGCGCTGAGCCAGGCAGAACAGAAAGTGCAGCTACTGGTCGAGCAACACGGCAACCTGACCACTGAACCCTTTGACGGACCCGCTGAATGA
- a CDS encoding 16S rRNA (uracil(1498)-N(3))-methyltransferase translates to MRVSRFYLDTALAEGDCLLEDNLAHYVGRVLRLAPGAPVQLFNGSGEEWPGEILEVSKREVRVRLGAAVAGMPEPALRVHLGQAMSRGERMDWAIQKAVELGVTEITPLFTERCEVKLQGERADKRQAHWQQIAVSACEQCGRSVVPLIHPPAALNPWLGGLTCDLKLVLHHRTEQSLKSLARPERLGLLIGPEGGLSADEIALAENSGFQAARFGPRVLRTETAPVVALTMAQHLWGDFL, encoded by the coding sequence ATGCGCGTATCGCGTTTCTATCTGGATACTGCCCTCGCCGAGGGCGACTGCCTGCTTGAGGACAATCTGGCCCACTATGTTGGCCGCGTACTGCGATTGGCTCCAGGAGCGCCGGTGCAGCTGTTCAATGGCAGCGGCGAGGAATGGCCTGGAGAAATACTCGAAGTCAGCAAACGCGAGGTCCGGGTACGCCTTGGCGCCGCCGTTGCCGGCATGCCAGAACCTGCATTGCGGGTGCATCTGGGCCAAGCCATGTCCCGCGGCGAACGCATGGACTGGGCGATTCAGAAGGCCGTCGAGTTGGGCGTAACCGAGATTACACCGCTGTTTACTGAACGCTGTGAGGTCAAGCTGCAAGGCGAACGGGCGGACAAACGCCAGGCCCATTGGCAGCAGATAGCCGTGAGCGCCTGCGAACAATGCGGCCGCAGCGTCGTACCACTGATTCACCCACCAGCGGCATTGAACCCGTGGCTGGGCGGCCTGACCTGCGACCTCAAACTGGTACTGCATCATCGTACCGAGCAAAGCCTCAAGAGTCTTGCCCGCCCTGAGCGGCTCGGCTTGCTGATTGGCCCTGAAGGCGGCTTGAGTGCAGACGAAATTGCCCTGGCGGAAAACAGCGGCTTTCAAGCTGCCCGCTTTGGCCCGCGGGTATTACGCACTGAAACAGCGCCGGTGGTGGCGTTGACCATGGCCCAACATCTTTGGGGCGACTTTTTGTAA
- a CDS encoding TonB-dependent receptor domain-containing protein: MNRVLFLVPGLLASGIALANSAVDLPDTVVTASRQAQSLSRTPAATTVFTRSEIERLQPSSVADLLRRVPGASVTTTGGQGSLTSLSLRGTGSTQSLVLVDGQRIGSASAGQPSLEFLNIDQIERIEVIRGPRSAIYGSDAIGGVVQIFTRQGESGLNPRVTAGIGSNNTYRRHVGMSGGNQQTRFDLGASLNETAGFDRTRHEEAGDQDDDGYRNRAFNASLSHNFTDDVEAGVRLLEQSGNTEYDLNGNPEDDFTLSTVATHLQWQVSQLWTTRLEAGHAEDKRSSHYDANAFGPAATYSYNTYRDSASWLNSLRLSEQHSLQTGVDWYQDRLRSTGSYLQTERYNRAAFVQHRFEGEAYQTELGWRHDDNEQFGNANTFNAALTVPITDNQQVVASYGEGFRAPTFNDLYTSFGANPNLRPERSKSYELQWRGQVQAAQLQAAAFRTDIDDLILLDPFFTAQNISRARIHGLELSASTQVAGWDTLLAATWLDPRDRNSGNQLPRRPKRLLSLDVDRQLGVFGIGFSLSANSQRYNDPANEQELSGYGLVEARARWNMTPALRWDLKVGNLLDKDYSLANYNYNGQTYGYREVDINAQLSVSWTPSY, from the coding sequence ATGAACAGAGTACTTTTTCTCGTCCCAGGCCTGCTGGCGTCCGGTATCGCCTTGGCCAACAGTGCGGTAGACCTGCCGGACACGGTCGTCACAGCATCACGGCAAGCACAGTCACTTTCCAGAACACCGGCCGCGACCACCGTTTTTACCCGCAGCGAGATTGAACGTCTGCAGCCCAGCTCTGTTGCAGATCTGCTGCGCCGGGTTCCGGGCGCATCAGTCACCACTACAGGCGGACAGGGTAGCCTTACCTCATTGTCCCTGCGCGGAACCGGCAGCACCCAATCGCTGGTACTGGTCGATGGACAACGCATCGGCAGCGCCTCGGCGGGGCAGCCAAGCCTGGAATTTCTCAATATTGATCAGATCGAGCGTATCGAAGTTATCCGCGGCCCCCGTTCGGCTATCTATGGTTCCGACGCCATCGGCGGTGTAGTGCAGATATTTACCCGCCAGGGAGAGTCTGGCCTCAACCCCAGAGTCACCGCCGGCATCGGCAGCAACAACACCTACCGTCGCCATGTAGGTATGTCCGGAGGCAACCAGCAGACGCGTTTTGATCTGGGCGCCAGCCTCAATGAAACCGCCGGCTTTGACCGTACCCGCCATGAAGAGGCAGGCGACCAGGACGACGACGGTTACCGCAATCGCGCATTCAACGCCTCTCTCAGTCACAATTTTACTGACGACGTCGAAGCAGGTGTTCGCTTGCTCGAGCAGAGCGGTAATACCGAGTACGATCTGAATGGCAATCCTGAAGACGATTTCACGTTAAGCACTGTAGCCACGCACCTGCAATGGCAAGTCAGTCAGCTATGGACCACTCGCCTAGAAGCTGGGCACGCCGAAGACAAGCGCAGCAGTCATTATGATGCCAACGCTTTCGGACCGGCCGCTACCTATAGCTACAACACCTATCGCGACTCTGCCAGTTGGCTTAACAGTCTGCGCCTATCCGAGCAGCACAGCCTGCAAACCGGTGTGGACTGGTATCAGGATCGACTGCGCAGCACCGGCAGCTATCTGCAAACCGAGCGCTACAACCGTGCCGCTTTTGTTCAACACCGATTTGAAGGCGAGGCATATCAGACTGAATTGGGTTGGCGGCATGATGACAACGAGCAATTTGGCAATGCCAACACCTTTAACGCAGCGCTGACTGTGCCGATCACCGACAATCAGCAAGTGGTCGCATCCTACGGGGAGGGCTTCCGCGCACCCACGTTCAACGATCTTTACACTAGCTTCGGTGCAAATCCAAACCTGCGCCCCGAGCGCTCCAAAAGCTATGAACTGCAGTGGCGCGGCCAAGTGCAGGCCGCTCAGTTACAGGCTGCGGCATTCCGCACCGATATTGACGACCTGATTCTGCTTGACCCGTTCTTCACCGCCCAGAACATTAGCCGCGCCCGGATCCATGGTTTGGAGTTGAGCGCCAGCACTCAAGTAGCCGGTTGGGATACGCTGCTCGCAGCAACCTGGCTGGATCCGCGTGATCGTAACAGCGGCAATCAACTGCCACGCCGACCCAAGCGCCTGTTAAGTCTGGATGTGGATCGTCAATTGGGTGTGTTCGGGATTGGTTTCAGCCTTAGCGCCAACAGTCAGCGCTATAACGACCCGGCCAACGAGCAGGAGCTATCCGGCTACGGCCTGGTCGAGGCCCGCGCACGCTGGAACATGACCCCTGCGCTGCGCTGGGATCTGAAAGTAGGCAATCTGCTGGATAAGGATTACAGCCTGGCCAACTATAACTACAACGGTCAGACCTACGGCTACCGGGAGGTCGATATCAACGCCCAGCTATCTGTGAGCTGGACACCTAGCTACTGA
- a CDS encoding copper-binding protein: MKKIMMLLLMMFGLAAVPVVASNHQAMTEGELRKIDQTGQRVTLRHGPIDNLKMPPMTMVFKVENAADLEGLAAGDKVRFRADKQGDSYVVTELEKSE, from the coding sequence ATGAAAAAAATAATGATGTTATTGCTGATGATGTTCGGGCTGGCAGCTGTGCCTGTCGTGGCCAGCAATCACCAGGCAATGACCGAAGGCGAATTGAGAAAAATCGATCAGACCGGGCAACGGGTGACGTTACGCCACGGACCGATCGATAACTTGAAAATGCCTCCCATGACCATGGTCTTCAAGGTCGAGAATGCGGCGGACCTGGAAGGGCTGGCCGCCGGGGACAAGGTCCGATTTCGGGCGGACAAGCAAGGCGACAGCTATGTTGTGACCGAGCTTGAAAAAAGCGAGTGA
- a CDS encoding multicopper oxidase family protein: protein MVSRRDFFMGAGAITAAVAASSVSRVSLAGLPEPVIQSSPETMAPLEPNTGRPYKPVVTLNGWTLPWRMNNGVKEFHLVAEPVVREMAPGFNAHLWGYNGQSPGPTIEVVEGDRVRIFVTNKLPEHTSIHWHGQRLPNGMDGVAGLNQRAIPAGKTYVYEFEAKRPGTFMYHPHADEMVQMAMGMMGFWVTHPRDAHPNIDEVDRDYCFLLNAYDVEPGSYTPKIMEMLDFNIWTFNSRVFPGIDPLVARKDDKVRIRVGNLTMTNHPIHLHGHEFEVTGTDGGPVPRGARWPEVTTDVAVGQMRQIEFIASDLGDWAFHCHKSHHTMNAMGHDVPTMLGVDHRKVVTQINSLIPDYMVMGERGMADMAEMQMPLPENTIPMMTGDGPFGSVEMGGMFTMLKVRADQPAGDYSDPGWYQQPEGTQAFEWTGPLQEPSRFKSEASTGKPAVEVQVRKPTGHSGH, encoded by the coding sequence ATGGTTTCACGACGTGATTTCTTTATGGGCGCGGGTGCCATAACGGCAGCCGTTGCTGCCTCTTCGGTCAGCCGGGTTTCTTTGGCGGGGTTGCCCGAGCCAGTAATTCAGAGCAGCCCGGAGACCATGGCGCCGCTGGAGCCGAATACTGGCAGGCCTTACAAGCCGGTTGTGACGCTGAATGGCTGGACGCTGCCCTGGCGCATGAATAACGGTGTAAAGGAGTTTCACCTGGTTGCTGAACCGGTAGTGCGAGAGATGGCCCCAGGCTTCAATGCCCATCTCTGGGGCTATAACGGCCAATCGCCTGGGCCTACCATTGAAGTGGTAGAGGGGGACCGGGTCCGTATTTTTGTTACCAACAAGCTGCCGGAACATACCAGTATCCATTGGCATGGGCAGCGTTTGCCCAACGGCATGGATGGGGTAGCCGGCTTGAATCAGCGTGCTATCCCGGCAGGCAAAACCTACGTGTATGAGTTCGAAGCCAAGCGCCCCGGCACCTTTATGTATCACCCGCATGCGGATGAGATGGTGCAGATGGCCATGGGCATGATGGGCTTCTGGGTAACCCACCCGCGCGATGCTCATCCCAATATTGACGAGGTAGACCGCGATTACTGTTTTCTACTTAACGCCTATGACGTCGAGCCGGGAAGCTACACACCCAAGATCATGGAGATGCTTGACTTCAATATCTGGACGTTCAACAGCAGGGTCTTTCCTGGAATTGATCCCCTGGTTGCGCGCAAGGATGACAAGGTGCGGATTCGCGTCGGCAACCTGACCATGACCAACCACCCGATACATCTGCACGGCCACGAGTTTGAAGTTACCGGGACCGACGGTGGGCCGGTACCGCGCGGTGCACGCTGGCCGGAGGTGACCACGGACGTAGCCGTTGGTCAGATGCGGCAGATCGAGTTTATCGCCAGCGATTTGGGTGATTGGGCTTTTCACTGCCACAAGAGCCACCACACCATGAACGCCATGGGCCACGACGTGCCGACGATGTTGGGTGTTGATCATCGCAAGGTGGTTACCCAGATCAATAGTCTGATCCCGGATTACATGGTCATGGGCGAGCGGGGTATGGCAGATATGGCGGAGATGCAGATGCCGCTTCCGGAGAACACCATACCGATGATGACCGGCGACGGACCTTTCGGCTCAGTGGAGATGGGCGGTATGTTCACCATGCTCAAGGTGCGAGCAGACCAGCCTGCTGGTGATTACAGCGATCCTGGCTGGTACCAGCAGCCGGAAGGTACCCAGGCATTCGAGTGGACCGGGCCTCTACAAGAGCCGTCGCGTTTTAAATCGGAAGCATCCACTGGCAAGCCCGCTGTTGAAGTGCAAGTTCGTAAACCCACCGGACATTCCGGACATTAA
- a CDS encoding polyprenyl synthetase family protein, protein MSDFGAYLSACQHRIDTYLTQQLQTGEPRLERLFSAIRYSVTHGGKRIRPMLAYACCEALGGRPEQADTAAAAVEAIHAYSLIHDDLPAMDDDDLRRGHPTCHIAYDEATAILAGDALQALAFQWLAQATALQVNTRLRMIEVLATTAGPNGMVGGQAIDLGAVGEKLDLPTLEKMHRHKTGALIRASVQLGALASEQVSEEQLKALGVYADCIGLAFQVQDDIIDIESDTSILGKQQGADLARDKPTYPALLGLDGARALADTLRLQAIEALQPFADDALRLRQLADFIVQRRF, encoded by the coding sequence ATGAGCGATTTCGGTGCCTATCTTAGCGCCTGCCAACACCGCATCGACACCTACCTGACGCAACAGCTACAGACCGGAGAACCGCGGCTGGAACGGTTGTTTTCAGCGATTCGTTACAGTGTGACGCACGGCGGCAAACGTATTCGTCCCATGCTCGCCTATGCCTGCTGCGAAGCGCTTGGCGGCCGGCCAGAGCAGGCCGATACCGCCGCCGCAGCGGTTGAGGCAATTCATGCGTATTCGCTGATCCATGACGATCTGCCGGCAATGGATGACGACGATCTGCGCCGCGGGCATCCCACCTGCCATATCGCCTATGACGAGGCCACGGCCATTCTTGCCGGCGATGCGCTGCAAGCCCTGGCGTTTCAGTGGCTGGCTCAGGCCACTGCCCTGCAGGTGAACACCCGGCTGCGCATGATCGAGGTACTGGCTACGACTGCAGGTCCGAACGGCATGGTCGGTGGTCAGGCGATTGATCTGGGCGCCGTGGGTGAGAAGCTTGACCTACCAACGCTGGAGAAAATGCACCGGCACAAGACCGGCGCGTTGATTCGCGCCAGCGTACAACTCGGTGCTCTGGCCAGCGAGCAGGTCAGCGAAGAGCAGCTCAAGGCGCTGGGCGTTTATGCCGACTGTATCGGCCTGGCCTTCCAGGTTCAGGACGACATTATCGACATCGAAAGCGACACCAGCATACTCGGCAAACAACAGGGTGCTGACCTGGCTCGCGACAAGCCTACCTACCCAGCGTTATTAGGTCTGGATGGCGCGCGAGCACTGGCTGACACGCTGCGCCTGCAAGCCATTGAGGCGCTGCAGCCCTTTGCTGACGATGCTCTGCGCCTGCGCCAGCTAGCCGATTTTATTGTACAAAGACGGTTCTAA
- a CDS encoding TolC family protein yields the protein MNKTNTALARLGSTGVLLLTLAGCAGLAPQSSLEQVQQQSAELTGQDSLHWATEQDQPPVVRERIAELLAEPLALESAVEIALMNNPGLQARLFDLGIADAQRVQASRLPNPGFSIGRMTRGSEVEWERGLHLNLGSLIALPLTRRIADGQNAQVQREVSLSVMRLATDTRIAWYRAVAAQQSLAYSEQVLQAADAGAEMAHRMAAVGNYSALQKAREQSFYAEAALSHLQARQEQVASHERLVRLLGLWGEQTNFTLPERLPDVPAEPLDQPDIEQQAMASRLDVQAAQQGAERLATNLKLGKATRFINVLELGISNNSSNEEPVQRGYEITVELPLFDWSGARMAGNEARYMQQLQRTAEVAINARSQVRESYQAYRTAWDVAAHYRDEIVPLRKRISEENMLLYNGMFIGVFELLADAREQISTVNRYLQAQSDFWVAQSELDLVRFGPVTPSEANSASTTPASPAGGH from the coding sequence ATGAACAAGACCAATACGGCTCTCGCGCGTTTGGGTTCCACCGGCGTGCTGCTGTTGACCCTGGCGGGCTGCGCGGGGCTGGCGCCTCAGAGTAGCCTTGAACAGGTTCAGCAACAGAGCGCCGAGCTGACCGGGCAGGATTCGCTGCATTGGGCCACCGAGCAGGATCAGCCGCCGGTGGTCCGCGAGCGTATCGCCGAGCTTCTGGCTGAGCCGTTAGCGCTGGAAAGTGCAGTGGAAATTGCGCTGATGAACAATCCCGGGCTGCAAGCTCGCTTGTTTGATCTGGGTATCGCTGATGCGCAGCGGGTACAGGCGAGCCGTTTACCGAATCCCGGCTTTTCCATCGGGCGCATGACGCGTGGCAGCGAAGTGGAGTGGGAGCGGGGGCTGCACCTTAATCTGGGCAGCTTGATCGCCTTGCCCTTAACCCGTCGCATAGCTGATGGCCAGAATGCGCAGGTACAGCGGGAAGTCAGCTTGTCGGTGATGCGGTTGGCAACGGATACGCGTATAGCCTGGTATCGCGCGGTCGCAGCGCAGCAGAGTCTGGCTTATAGCGAGCAGGTTCTGCAGGCGGCTGATGCAGGCGCGGAAATGGCTCATCGTATGGCCGCCGTGGGTAACTACAGTGCCTTGCAGAAAGCCCGTGAGCAGAGCTTTTACGCGGAAGCAGCACTGTCTCACCTGCAGGCCAGACAAGAGCAGGTCGCCAGCCATGAGCGGCTGGTCCGCTTGCTTGGTTTATGGGGTGAGCAGACGAATTTCACCCTGCCAGAGCGGCTGCCGGATGTGCCTGCTGAGCCATTGGACCAGCCAGATATCGAGCAGCAGGCCATGGCCAGTCGCCTGGATGTCCAGGCGGCCCAGCAGGGTGCCGAGCGCCTGGCAACCAACCTGAAGCTGGGTAAGGCAACGCGCTTTATCAATGTGCTGGAACTGGGCATCAGCAATAACAGCTCCAACGAAGAGCCCGTGCAACGTGGCTATGAAATTACCGTTGAGCTTCCGTTGTTCGATTGGAGCGGTGCTCGCATGGCCGGCAACGAGGCGCGATACATGCAGCAGCTGCAGCGGACCGCCGAAGTCGCAATCAATGCGCGTTCGCAGGTACGGGAGAGCTATCAGGCTTATCGCACAGCCTGGGATGTGGCAGCGCATTATCGTGATGAAATCGTCCCCCTGCGCAAGCGTATCAGTGAGGAAAACATGTTGCTCTACAACGGCATGTTTATCGGTGTATTCGAGCTACTTGCTGATGCGCGGGAGCAGATCTCCACAGTCAATCGTTATCTGCAGGCCCAGAGTGACTTCTGGGTGGCTCAGTCTGAACTGGACCTGGTTCGTTTTGGGCCAGTAACGCCGAGCGAGGCCAATAGCGCTTCCACCACACCCGCTTCCCCCGCCGGAGGGCACTAA
- the dxs gene encoding 1-deoxy-D-xylulose-5-phosphate synthase, with the protein MPSTFHEIPRERPHTPLLDSLNDTARLRELDEERLPELADELRAYLLWTVSQTGGHFGAGLGVIELTVALHYIYQTPEDRIVWDVGHQAYPHKILTGRREQMSTLRQKDGLAAFPRRHESPYDTFGVGHSSTSISAGLGMAVASRLQGLDRRTVAVIGDGALTAGMAFEALNHASDVEADMLVVLNDNDMSISRNVGGMSNYLAKILSSRTYSHMREGSKKVLSKIPSAWELARRTEEHAKGMLVPGTLFEELGWNYIGPIDGHDLPTLIATIGNMRELKGPQFLHVVTQKGKGFSPAEADPIGYHAITKLEPKPASNGISKPKYSNVFGQWLCDMAAEDQRLVGITPAMKEGSDLIAFSEQYPKRYFDVAIAEQHAVTLAAGMACEGAKPVVAIYSTFLQRAYDQVIHDVAVQNLDVLFAIDRAGLVGEDGPTHAGSFDLSFLRCLPNMLIMAPADENETRQMLSTGFLHNGPAAVRYPRGTGPGTPINSSLEPLPIGKGQLTRQGQGVAILCFGTLHAQALKAAEVLDASVANMRFVKPLDTALIQQLADSHELLVTLEENAIMGGAGSAVNEWLLSQGKPVNILNLGLPDVYVEHAKPAEMLAECGLDAAGIEAAIRQRLHLNS; encoded by the coding sequence ATGCCAAGCACCTTTCACGAAATACCCCGCGAACGGCCCCACACCCCGTTGCTGGACAGCCTGAACGACACTGCTCGCCTGCGTGAGCTGGACGAAGAGCGTCTGCCGGAACTGGCCGACGAGCTGCGTGCCTACCTGCTGTGGACCGTCAGCCAGACTGGCGGCCATTTCGGTGCAGGCCTGGGCGTGATCGAGTTGACTGTTGCGCTGCACTATATTTACCAAACGCCCGAAGACCGGATCGTCTGGGATGTCGGCCATCAAGCCTACCCACACAAGATTCTGACCGGGCGCCGCGAGCAGATGAGCACCTTGCGCCAGAAAGACGGCCTGGCCGCCTTTCCGCGCCGCCATGAAAGCCCCTACGATACCTTTGGTGTGGGCCACTCCAGTACTTCGATCAGCGCTGGACTGGGCATGGCCGTAGCCTCGCGGCTACAAGGCCTGGACCGTCGGACCGTCGCGGTAATCGGCGATGGCGCACTGACAGCGGGCATGGCCTTCGAGGCGCTCAACCATGCCTCGGACGTCGAAGCCGATATGCTCGTAGTGTTGAATGACAATGATATGTCGATCTCGCGCAATGTCGGCGGCATGTCCAACTACCTGGCGAAGATTCTCTCCAGCCGCACCTACTCGCATATGCGTGAAGGCAGTAAAAAAGTGCTGTCGAAGATTCCGTCTGCCTGGGAACTGGCTCGCCGCACGGAAGAGCACGCCAAAGGCATGCTGGTGCCCGGCACGCTTTTTGAAGAGCTGGGCTGGAACTATATCGGGCCCATCGATGGCCACGACCTGCCAACCCTGATCGCGACCATAGGCAATATGCGCGAACTCAAGGGCCCGCAGTTTTTGCATGTGGTCACGCAAAAAGGCAAGGGTTTCTCCCCGGCTGAAGCCGACCCGATCGGCTATCACGCGATTACCAAACTGGAACCCAAACCCGCCAGTAACGGCATCAGCAAGCCGAAATATTCCAATGTGTTCGGCCAATGGCTGTGTGACATGGCTGCGGAAGATCAGCGCCTCGTGGGTATTACGCCGGCGATGAAAGAAGGCTCTGACCTGATTGCGTTCAGCGAACAGTACCCGAAACGCTATTTCGATGTAGCGATTGCCGAGCAGCATGCAGTTACCCTGGCCGCCGGCATGGCCTGCGAAGGCGCCAAACCGGTGGTGGCGATTTATTCGACCTTTCTGCAGCGTGCCTATGATCAAGTGATCCATGATGTCGCGGTGCAGAATCTGGACGTACTCTTTGCCATTGACCGCGCCGGCCTGGTTGGCGAAGACGGCCCGACGCACGCTGGCAGCTTTGATCTGTCCTTTCTGCGCTGCCTGCCGAATATGCTGATCATGGCGCCAGCCGACGAAAACGAAACCCGTCAGATGCTCAGCACCGGTTTTCTGCATAACGGCCCTGCGGCAGTACGCTACCCACGTGGGACCGGCCCGGGTACGCCCATTAACAGCAGTTTAGAGCCATTGCCAATCGGTAAAGGCCAGCTGACCCGCCAGGGTCAGGGGGTCGCCATCCTCTGTTTCGGCACCCTGCACGCCCAGGCACTCAAAGCTGCCGAGGTACTGGATGCTAGCGTGGCGAATATGCGCTTCGTCAAACCGCTGGACACCGCGCTTATCCAGCAATTGGCCGACAGCCATGAGCTGCTGGTCACGCTGGAAGAAAACGCCATCATGGGTGGTGCCGGCAGCGCAGTGAACGAGTGGCTGCTGAGCCAGGGCAAGCCGGTCAACATTCTGAACCTCGGCTTGCCAGACGTGTATGTGGAACACGCCAAGCCGGCAGAAATGCTCGCTGAATGCGGGCTGGATGCGGCCGGTATCGAAGCTGCCATCCGCCAGCGCCTGCACCTCAACAGCTGA
- a CDS encoding plastocyanin/azurin family copper-binding protein, which produces MMSKLTLVAAVAALSTLSFGVLAHGEAGESERSMMPPEQKAWGIGASEEQVDRELVIRMDDSMRFTPDHFEVAEGETLKLVIKNEGKMLHELVLGTAAELEEHAALMAKFPGMEHDEPYMAHVAAGQTQTLIWTFNRAGRFDFACLLPGHFQAGMVGGLNVNTR; this is translated from the coding sequence ATGATGAGCAAATTAACATTGGTAGCGGCCGTGGCGGCGCTGAGCACGCTGTCTTTTGGTGTACTGGCGCATGGCGAGGCCGGAGAGAGCGAGCGTAGCATGATGCCTCCGGAGCAGAAGGCGTGGGGCATCGGCGCAAGTGAAGAGCAGGTTGATCGCGAACTGGTCATTCGGATGGACGACAGCATGCGCTTTACCCCGGACCATTTCGAAGTGGCCGAGGGGGAGACGCTGAAGCTGGTAATCAAAAACGAAGGGAAGATGCTGCACGAACTGGTTTTGGGCACGGCTGCAGAGCTGGAAGAGCATGCCGCACTGATGGCCAAATTTCCGGGTATGGAGCATGACGAGCCGTACATGGCACACGTAGCCGCGGGGCAAACGCAAACGCTGATCTGGACCTTCAATCGAGCCGGGCGCTTTGACTTTGCTTGCCTGCTGCCAGGGCACTTTCAAGCCGGCATGGTTGGCGGTCTTAACGTAAACACAAGATAA